The sequence below is a genomic window from Pseudomonas cannabina.
AGCCTGGCCACGATCTCCATTTCGCCCAAAACATCACGCTCCTCTTCGCCCTGTTCAGGCATTGTTTGCAGATGCTCATCTGATCCTTCAATGTCATCGGCATCCAGGATCGTGACTTTGTCAGGTGTTGACACCAGGCGAATGGCATCAGTGAAGGGGGCCAGACTCACGCCCGACCCTGGCGCCAACTTGAGCCGGTTGACCGTCAGCCCAAGCTTTTGGGCAAAATCTCCCAGTAGGCCGAAACTATTACCGGCTTCAATGATGAACAGGCGCGGCCTGTAAATGGCGATTAACTGCATCAGCAAATTGTTGGCCGTGGCTGACTTACCTGAACCTGTCGGGCCAAACAGGAGCAGATGGGCATTCATCTGCCGATCAAGCTTGTTGAATGGGTCGAACGTCAGCGGTGCACCGCCCCTGTTGAACAGGGTTATGCCGGGGTTGCCCGTGCCGCTGGCACGACCCCATATCGGCGAAAGGTTCGCGACATGCTGGGCGAGCATCATCTGCGTGTACCAGTCCAAAGCATGTTTCTTGTTCACATCAAAACTGGCGGGCAGCCATCGCAGGTAACTGCTGAGAGGGGCGACTTCATCACGAGGATAGACAGGTTCCATACCAGCGCTAAGCATGGCATTGGCAAGCTCCATGCTCCGACTTTCCAGTTGTTGCTCATCCTTGCCGGTCAAGTAAAAAACCACGTTGCCCCGGTACAGCTTGTGTTTTCGACCGATCAGTTTCCGGGTTTCGTCGACCGCTTCACGGGTCAGGGCGGAGGCTTGATTGTCACCGACTGATTTACGTGCCAGTTTTTCCAGGTGGGCCTCCAGAACATCCTGTGGAGTGATCACCAGCGTGATGTTGAGTACTGTGTCCTCGGGCAACTTGTCGAACAAGGCATGCAGCGCGTCCCCGCCTTTACGGTTTTCACCCGTCAGGTGCCCGGTCTTTGGCGCATCGCGTAAGCGATCGAGGACGATGACCCGATGAGGGCGCGAGTCGAAGTACCAGAGACCTTTCTTGGCATCCGATTGCGGTTCGCTGTAAAACAGGCACTGAGAGAAATCATCGCCGCTGGCCAGCGGCAGCGTGCCTTCTTCTGGTGGTTCGACCTTGCGGTTATTGACGGTTTCGAAGAAACGATCGATGTCCTGGCGCTTTGATCCCAAGTGTTCGGGATGCGGGTTGAACCAGTGCAACAGCCAGTGACGAATGTCATGGCGATCCATGCGCCGGGTTTTGATGCCCGCGTTGGCCAGTCCTCCCGTCAGGCGCTCGCAAATGTTTTTCAAGTACATCGACGGCGTCTGGCCACGAACCAGTCCATCGCCGGTGCAACGCCGGTAGACGACCATGCGAACCCTGCGTTGCTGGCCGCGCCAGGGCAGTTGAGACACTTTGGTGTCTTCAAATAAACCTCCCGGCTTGGAGATTGCCTCTAGGTGATGTTTGAATTGCTGCAGGTACATTTCTGTAAACGCCGTACCCTGAGCGCGAGGCTGGACGTAATCATGCAACGTCTCCAGATAATCTTCCCAACTGGTTTCATCCTTGGCGTAGAACTGCACCACCCAAGGCGATTCATCCAGTTCGTCAAAACTGTCCTGCAGCGCATTTTCGAGAGCATCGCGCGCTTTGCGTAACCACTCAGGGTCCCGGCCTTCGGTGCCGATGGGGGTCAGTTCATAGAATGCTGCCAGTGACTTGCCGTCCTCGAGCAGCATCGCTTGCTCCTGAGGGAGGTACTCCGTCCAGGGCAGCATGTCGACGAATGACGGGTTGACGGCATACAGGGC
It includes:
- a CDS encoding conjugative transfer ATPase, with the translated sequence MGFLERIKKRQDKSAASVADSPVETIADQLREEAIFAQARERYLARLAAEGIPEPGAWLDPKRKPATVDDIAALYAVNPSFVDMLPWTEYLPQEQAMLLEDGKSLAAFYELTPIGTEGRDPEWLRKARDALENALQDSFDELDESPWVVQFYAKDETSWEDYLETLHDYVQPRAQGTAFTEMYLQQFKHHLEAISKPGGLFEDTKVSQLPWRGQQRRVRMVVYRRCTGDGLVRGQTPSMYLKNICERLTGGLANAGIKTRRMDRHDIRHWLLHWFNPHPEHLGSKRQDIDRFFETVNNRKVEPPEEGTLPLASGDDFSQCLFYSEPQSDAKKGLWYFDSRPHRVIVLDRLRDAPKTGHLTGENRKGGDALHALFDKLPEDTVLNITLVITPQDVLEAHLEKLARKSVGDNQASALTREAVDETRKLIGRKHKLYRGNVVFYLTGKDEQQLESRSMELANAMLSAGMEPVYPRDEVAPLSSYLRWLPASFDVNKKHALDWYTQMMLAQHVANLSPIWGRASGTGNPGITLFNRGGAPLTFDPFNKLDRQMNAHLLLFGPTGSGKSATANNLLMQLIAIYRPRLFIIEAGNSFGLLGDFAQKLGLTVNRLKLAPGSGVSLAPFTDAIRLVSTPDKVTILDADDIEGSDEHLQTMPEQGEEERDVLGEMEIVARLMITGGEEREEARLTRADRSAIRHCILTAARTCFDAERAVKTEDVRDALSDAGKDTTLPEKRRERIFEMAEAMDMFCMGADGEMFNREGTPWPEADITILDLATYAREGYNAQLSVAYISLINTVNNIAERDQFKGRPIVNFTDEGHIITKNPLLSPYVIKITKMWRKLGAWFWLSTQNIDDLPSAAAPMLNMIEWWICLNMPPDEVEKITTFRKLTPAQKSLMLSARKESGKYTEGVVLSKSMEVLFRAVPPSLLLALAMTEPEEKKQRYDLMQSLGVDELGAAMAIAHDLDRIRGIEPATITFPSSPLENLA